The Rhodospirillaceae bacterium genome segment CGTTGTGATAGGGTTTATAAAGCCTGTTAATGCGCTCGTCTGCATCTGCCCACGTCAACTTTCTCGCATAGATTTCTTTTTGATTTGCAACGATCCGGGCAATTGTCCCAAGCCCAGCAGTAACCCTCGGTGATGTCGTATTTGCGAAGTCTGGCAGAGGATCAGAAAACATCTCTTGGTCGAGTTCATAGGGTTCACGATTCAAGTCCAGGTAGGCCCTTGGGTACAAGGCTCTGATTAGCGGAATCCCCATCGTTTTTGCTGCTGAGAACAATTCATCAACGTAACAGTCCTCTGAGCGTCTTAATGCGGCTTTGCTCAAAGCGCTGGCATCTATGAGATCGGCTGGATAATGCGCGCCCGAATGAGGAGAGGACAGAACCAGCGGTGTTGTGAGTTCCGTCGGTTCAACCACTTCAATGGGTTCAGCCATATCTGTAATCTTACTCATACGCATACTTTCTTTAGGGGCAGCTCTGACTTCGCCTTCTTCTTAGCCCAATAGAGGCAGACTCAGGCATACTCCTTATAGCTCCAGCATACCTCAAACCAATCGATCTGAAACACTTGCAATAAGTGCAATCTCCACCTAAAAGACGGGGATACGCCTCGGGGTCAACCCCAGGTAAAATGAATTCATGGACGCGTAGCTCAGCGGGAGAGCACCTCGTTGACATCGAGGGGGTCACTGGTTCAATCCCAGTCGTGTCCACCATTTTCCTCCCACAGTTCCTATATTTTACCCCTCTACCTGAAGGCATCGGGATGTAGACCTGATATCTTTGACGGATAGATACCTTTGATTATTAATCGAAGGCCAATAACCTGTGCCGTTGCATAGTCGGTGCTGAGCAAAAGGATATCAAGCTTTGGAAAAAAATCGGCAATGGCTGCTTGCACGCCACCCAGAACCTGAAGAAGTCATTGGCTTTAAGCACTTTGAATTTACGGAAAACGCTATACCGGACCCAGGCGTTGGTGAGATTGTCTTAAAAACCATTGCTCTTGGAACGTCACCAGCTCAGAGGTCGTATATTTCCAAAGGGCTCAGCATGCATGATAAAATTGCTATTGGTGATGTCATGCGGGGCAGGGGCGTGTGCGTTGTAACCAAGACACGCCATTCTGCATATTCCGAAGGTGACATTGTGATCGCTTCTCCGGGATGGCAGAATTATTCGTTACAGAGTCCCGCGCTCCAGAATCCAAACGTTCTTAGTCTTCAATCTGTTCCTCATCCGGTTAGCCCCTTAACAACACTGCTCGGGGTTTTGGGCAGCGCGGGTGCGACAGCCTATTTTGGTCTTGTCGATGTTGGCGCTGTAAAACCAGGTGACACCGTTGTTGTCTCTGCCGCAGCTGGCGGCGTTGGGTCTGTTGTGGGCCAGATTGCCCGTATTGCCGGGTGCCGTGTTATTGGCATTGCAGGTGGGGCTGAAAAGTGCGCCTGGCTTACGGATGAGCTCGGGTATCATGCGAGTATAGATTATAAAAACGAGGACGTTGGCGAGCGGCTTGATAATCTGTGTCCAGATGGCGTCGATGTCTTTTTTGATAATGTTGGTGGAGAACTATTGGATACGGTTTTGGCGCGGATCGCTCTGAACGCCCGCATCGTCATCTGTGGTTTTATCTCAACCGATTATCGCGATGACCTGAACCAAGGGCCAAGAAACTATAAAAATCTTGTGCGTAAACGCGCGCGCATGGAGGGGTTCTTTATCTTCGATTACCGCCATCGGTTTGCTGAGGCAGAAGGCCGCCTTAGACAATGGTATCGGGATGGCTTTTTGGTGAACTCGGAGGACGTTGATGACGGGCTTGAGAAAATGCCGGGCACCTTGGGTAGCCTGTTCACCGGAGGAAATAGGGGCATAAAGCTGTGCCGTGTGGCTCCAGATCCGGTTTAATTGTCCTCCGCGAACGTTATGGTTTCGTAATTTATTTTACCTTTGTTGGGTGCGTACCCGGTAACGCGTGGCCCCACCCCATCCAGCAGTGGAATTTCGTGCAGCATCAGGGCTGTTGCCTGATCATGATAAAAGCCTAGAACATCGCGGGTGAGGCGTATTCTTTCGTCTAGGTCTGGGGTTTCCATAGCGGCTTTCATGGTAGGCATAATCCGCTCATCGCAGTACCAGGGCGACGGCCAGAGGCAAGAATGAAGACGGAGTGTTCTGAGCGGTTCAAATGTCGGCCACGCCCCAAATACCTGACTGAAGCCATCCCCCTTCCATTGCCCTTGCAAGATAATACGGACCATCTGGGACGTTGGAATTGAGATAATGTTGAGGGTGACGCCAACGTCGGCGAGGTTGGCTGCAACCAATTGATAAATGGCACTGTCCGAAGCGTTGGACCCGATGATCACTTCGATATCAAGTTTAAACCCGGCCTCATAACCGGCTTCTTTCAGAAGGGCGCGAGCTCTGTCAGGATCATAAGGATAAGGCTTTAAGTTTGGATCGTATCCCAAAAGGCCCCGCACGGCCCCTTGCGTTGCCGGTTGGCTCATCCCCGAGAGCAGAATTTCCGTGATGGCATTTTTATTCACTGCGTAATTCAGTGCGCGGCGCACGCGAATATCATTTGCGGGCCGTCCGTCTTGAACCACAAAAGCAATGCTGATGACATCAATAGGATTGCGCTGGTGCATGTAGCCGCCAGCACGCGTAATCAACGGTATGTCGTCAGGCCCCATGCCAATCGCAATATCTATACCCCCCGTAACAATGGCCTGGAGTCTGCTGGTTGATTCCGGCAAGTGCAAAACCTCCATCTTTTCGATTACCGGTTTTCGCCAGGAATACGGATTGGTTTCATAGGACACACGGCCCTGGCGCCAGGCGGTTATTGCAAAGGGTCCACTGCCGATGGGGTCACGCGCAAAAGCGTCGGGGCCGAGTGTCTCCCAATGATCTGGCTCGACGATATATAAAGCGGCAAGCAGCCGCGGCAAAATCGCTGTCGGCGCGGAGGTCGTGACAGCCAGCGTGTAGGCATCAAGTGCTTGTGCACCGGCAATGATATCAAGGTCACGCGCGACGCTAGATGTTTGTCCATGTGGAGTCTTCAGATAGTCGAATGAGCTTACAACATCGGCTGCCGTAAACGGCCTGCCATTAGAAAATGCCGCATCCGACCGCAGTTCAAAGTGCCATGTTGTGGGGGTGATCTGCTGCCAGGATTTTGCGAGCTCGCCTACGAGAGTGCCATCTTCTTGAAAGGTAGTGAGGGTTTCAAAGGTTGGCGACCATGTGTAAGTCGAGAACACACTTACGGACCGATGTGGGTCCCCATCACTGGCTGGAAAGGCGACCACACCAACCCGTAACGGTTCTTGAGCACTCAAAGCCAGAGGGTAAAGGGCACAGGCAAGTGCAACGGCCAGTAAGCGAACATGTATGGTGAATATCATTCGGCGCAATTTCATCTCTTTTGACTGAAAAGCATAAAGACATTGGCTTTGTTCAAAGCCGTTTTGATGTCATGATACCTTTCAACAGACAAATTGGAAATGTGGACAAAGACGTGTGGTGTCAGGCTGTCCCGGTTTTCCAGGCGTTGGGGGATTAAGATGCTTAAGAAATTAGGTGTAATTTTGGTGCTGGCGTTGTCCGCTTCTCAGGCGCAGGCTTTTTGCATCGTAAATCGAAGTTCGGAGACCGTCGCCTTTACCAGAGGTGGCCCTTTTGCGGGTATGGAAACATTATACGCCGGGACCATAAAACCAGGTGTACAACGTTGTACCTTGATCACCGCCAGAGCAGATGGAACATACCCTGTATCTGTTTACACAGTTACGAAGCGCGGCAACTGCGCGGTTGTTCGGGGTTGCTCATACGATTCTCAAGCTGAACAGGTCTTTTTCCAAGGTGCGGGAACAGCAAGTTGCCCTGTCGCGTTTCAGGACAATTCTTGTAGCTGATCCGTAAACGCAATGTTTGCTGCAGTCATTTAGAAATTTTAGTTAAGTAGAGGTGTCGTTATGGTTTTATCAGTGAATGGTCTGTCGTCGTTATCCAGACGGAATATTTTAGCAGGGGTAGCTGGTGTTGCTGCGACACACGTCGCACTACAGAGTCGGACGGGCCAAGCGGCGGGGAATTTCGATCCTAAAGACCCAGTACAGGTGCTACGTACCCTACACCGCATGCGCGGCAGTGAAGATGGACGCATTGCCATGGGCTGGCTCAAGGGCCAGCGCTTCGGTGTGGTCGATGCGGAAATCGTACCCTTGATGGGCATGGTAACAGGCACATTCGCGCGTCATAAAGTCTTGGAAGATGGTTCGATTGAACTGACCAGTTTTGAACTGGCTTTTTATACGGATTTCGAAACGGGCAAACTTATTGATACGCTTAAAATTCCCTACACGGGCAAAACCGTTGAAGTGCCTAAACTGAAGCTCGGCCCAAGCAAGTCTGTCGTGAAGCCGGAGTTTTATTCGTTAAGGGAAGTCGGCGGCGAAACCCAGCGCACCGCTTCCGACGATGCCATGCGGCCTACGGGGTCCATGCGATTTGAGCATTGGCTTGGCCCGGTGACGGTTAAAGATGGTCATGTCTGGATTACAGAGGCGTCCAGCGCGAAAGTTGTCCCTGCAGACCCGCAAGCCAGCAGTGTCATTTATAGCGAAGCTGTAACCTACAAAGGCAATGAAGCTGACGTGAACAATCCAGACCTGCCGACGCTTGACTCCACATTAAGTTACACCGGAATCACAAGTTGGCGTCCCTGGATGGAAATGGGAGATCACCCAGGCCACACCACGTCTCATGCGCTCGGAAGTAAGTCATACGATCTGGATGGTTTACCCGATGACTATCGTGAGATGGCTGAAAAGCACTATCCTGAAGCTATTGTCAATCCCGGCGCGATTCTTGATCAGTTAGGATAAGCACGCAACGTCGCGAAGATGGATCACCTGTTTTTCAAGTCACAAACTTGATTGCGGACTTCGACAGTGATCGTGCGGCGCTCGCAGATGCTAACGTCTTCGGTGCAGATCACACCTTTAGCGTTAGAAATCGTTAGCCGTCCGTTGTCGATGCCCCAATCAACAAGGTAATCGCAACCGGGTAAATTTATCGGGAATTTATAGGTGAGATCACCATCAATTCCGATGTCACGCTCCATGAGTTGCCAGCTGTAGTCTCTAAAGACGTAGGAAAAATCCATCGTCACTGTTTCGTTGCGATAGTTTTGCACCAGCATCACGGCTTTATCTTCGCTTTGCGCGTAAGTTGATT includes the following:
- a CDS encoding NADP-dependent oxidoreductase, translated to MEKNRQWLLARHPEPEEVIGFKHFEFTENAIPDPGVGEIVLKTIALGTSPAQRSYISKGLSMHDKIAIGDVMRGRGVCVVTKTRHSAYSEGDIVIASPGWQNYSLQSPALQNPNVLSLQSVPHPVSPLTTLLGVLGSAGATAYFGLVDVGAVKPGDTVVVSAAAGGVGSVVGQIARIAGCRVIGIAGGAEKCAWLTDELGYHASIDYKNEDVGERLDNLCPDGVDVFFDNVGGELLDTVLARIALNARIVICGFISTDYRDDLNQGPRNYKNLVRKRARMEGFFIFDYRHRFAEAEGRLRQWYRDGFLVNSEDVDDGLEKMPGTLGSLFTGGNRGIKLCRVAPDPV
- a CDS encoding N-formylglutamate amidohydrolase — protein: MSKITDMAEPIEVVEPTELTTPLVLSSPHSGAHYPADLIDASALSKAALRRSEDCYVDELFSAAKTMGIPLIRALYPRAYLDLNREPYELDQEMFSDPLPDFANTTSPRVTAGLGTIARIVANQKEIYARKLTWADADERINRLYKPYHNALRRLVNAARDQFGYCILLDCHSMPSAGLPHSKDKMNKSVDIVLGDRNGLSCSSLVTEEAERVFGSLGYSVIRNNPYAGGFTTQSYGDPENGVHALQIEINRALYVDERSLTRRPGFAKLMADLSLFLEQIEEFGAQARPGLAYHRLSAE
- a CDS encoding ABC transporter substrate-binding protein, whose amino-acid sequence is MIFTIHVRLLAVALACALYPLALSAQEPLRVGVVAFPASDGDPHRSVSVFSTYTWSPTFETLTTFQEDGTLVGELAKSWQQITPTTWHFELRSDAAFSNGRPFTAADVVSSFDYLKTPHGQTSSVARDLDIIAGAQALDAYTLAVTTSAPTAILPRLLAALYIVEPDHWETLGPDAFARDPIGSGPFAITAWRQGRVSYETNPYSWRKPVIEKMEVLHLPESTSRLQAIVTGGIDIAIGMGPDDIPLITRAGGYMHQRNPIDVISIAFVVQDGRPANDIRVRRALNYAVNKNAITEILLSGMSQPATQGAVRGLLGYDPNLKPYPYDPDRARALLKEAGYEAGFKLDIEVIIGSNASDSAIYQLVAANLADVGVTLNIISIPTSQMVRIILQGQWKGDGFSQVFGAWPTFEPLRTLRLHSCLWPSPWYCDERIMPTMKAAMETPDLDERIRLTRDVLGFYHDQATALMLHEIPLLDGVGPRVTGYAPNKGKINYETITFAEDN
- a CDS encoding DUF1838 family protein, with protein sequence MVLSVNGLSSLSRRNILAGVAGVAATHVALQSRTGQAAGNFDPKDPVQVLRTLHRMRGSEDGRIAMGWLKGQRFGVVDAEIVPLMGMVTGTFARHKVLEDGSIELTSFELAFYTDFETGKLIDTLKIPYTGKTVEVPKLKLGPSKSVVKPEFYSLREVGGETQRTASDDAMRPTGSMRFEHWLGPVTVKDGHVWITEASSAKVVPADPQASSVIYSEAVTYKGNEADVNNPDLPTLDSTLSYTGITSWRPWMEMGDHPGHTTSHALGSKSYDLDGLPDDYREMAEKHYPEAIVNPGAILDQLG